Proteins co-encoded in one Ooceraea biroi isolate clonal line C1 chromosome 9, Obir_v5.4, whole genome shotgun sequence genomic window:
- the LOC105276168 gene encoding uncharacterized protein LOC105276168 codes for MARPVSQLKDLLLSQLGSADEMVKHQQQQLNEDNAKIKELTSSLALMKETLHTETQKLENKNAELLQHTRRLEELEAERNKLAKRIKQLEEKRDNLKRCKENAQDQQVLQQGGKKLNLYRDLTRIHWDYEASKHSIKGYVSNKKDYIHHFCYDNQQITPEITDALWHEIYLSTGKTKIEDETLQSNMPTNENIAPN; via the exons ATGGCACGGCCGGTGTCGCAGcttaaagatttattattgtcACAGCTAGGAAGTGCAGATGAAATGGTAAAGCATCAGCAGCAACAACTGAACG AGGATAATGCGAAAATTAAGGAATTAACATCGAGCCTGGCTCTTATGAAAGAAACGCTACATACGGAAACACAAAAATTGGAAAACAAGAATGCCGAGTTGTTGCAACATACTCGTCGTTTA GAGGAATTGGAAGCGGAGAGAAACAAACTTGCCAAAAGAATTAAGCAGTTGGAAGAAAAACGGGACAACTTGAAACGCTGTAAAGAAAATGCACAAGACCAGCAAGTTCTGCAACAAGGAGG GAAAAAATTGAACTTGTATAGAGATTTAACTAGGATACACTGGGATTATGAAGCTTCCAAGCACAGCATTAAAGGAT atgtttcaaacaaaaaagaTTACATCCATCATTTTTGTTATGACAATCAACAGATCACTCCTGAAATAACCGACGCGTTGTGGCACGAAATATATTTGTCCACTGGTAAGACCAAAATTGAAGATGAAACTCTCCAGTCAAACATGCCAACCAATGAAAATATTGCAC